The following coding sequences are from one Synechococcus sp. UW179A window:
- a CDS encoding response regulator transcription factor: protein MLIFLSRESQDVVQEAMQAHADGVMFRSSMGTGHGDFIQALQTLSSGGVYYPEDVRRLVNSLHSEDRPKFVEELSEREKEVVRAVAGGLTNAEIASAFQISTETVKSHVSNAMNKLAVRDRTQLAVSALLYGLIDPQMV, encoded by the coding sequence ATGCTGATCTTCCTCAGTCGGGAATCGCAGGATGTTGTTCAGGAGGCGATGCAAGCCCATGCTGATGGCGTGATGTTCCGCTCTTCAATGGGCACCGGTCATGGTGATTTCATTCAGGCACTGCAGACCCTCAGCAGCGGTGGTGTTTATTACCCCGAGGATGTGCGCCGGCTGGTGAATTCACTCCACTCGGAGGATCGCCCCAAGTTTGTGGAGGAGCTCAGCGAGCGCGAGAAGGAAGTGGTGAGAGCGGTGGCAGGTGGTCTTACCAATGCAGAGATCGCATCTGCTTTCCAAATCTCTACCGAAACGGTGAAGAGCCATGTGTCCAATGCGATGAACAAGCTGGCAGTTCGCGACCGAACGCAGCTTGCGGTTTCCGCACTTCTCTATGGATTGATTGATCCTCAGATGGTTTGA
- a CDS encoding PAS domain-containing protein, producing MENLLSLVVNATDNCIYVKDQDLRFLFVNSAVSRLYEADAESMIGKSDVDFIASEQSALFNEADRRVIDSGVNECFRFEIEIKGVMYMAEDHKFLVMIDGSRCVAGIGILTPKAG from the coding sequence ATGGAAAACCTTCTCTCACTGGTTGTTAATGCTACTGACAATTGTATCTATGTGAAAGACCAGGATTTGCGATTTCTTTTTGTGAACTCTGCGGTTAGCCGCCTCTATGAGGCAGATGCTGAAAGCATGATTGGCAAAAGTGATGTTGATTTCATTGCTTCTGAGCAGTCAGCGCTGTTCAATGAGGCTGACCGCCGGGTGATTGATTCAGGAGTTAATGAGTGTTTTCGTTTTGAAATTGAGATTAAAGGTGTCATGTATATGGCAGAAGATCATAAGTTTCTCGTTATGATTGATGGCTCTCGCTGTGTTGCGGGAATTGGTATTTTGACGCCAAAAGCAGGCTGA
- a CDS encoding DUF427 domain-containing protein, whose product MKAVLNGTVLAESDDIVMVDGNPYFPRSAMRQEFLRDSSHTTVCGWKGTARYWDVVLADNVIANAVWSYETPKPEADQIRERFAFYRGKGVEVS is encoded by the coding sequence ATGAAAGCGGTCCTGAATGGAACAGTGCTTGCGGAAAGCGACGACATTGTGATGGTGGATGGCAATCCCTATTTCCCCCGCTCGGCAATGCGTCAAGAGTTCTTGCGTGATTCCAGTCACACCACGGTTTGCGGCTGGAAGGGCACTGCCCGCTACTGGGATGTGGTTCTCGCTGACAACGTCATCGCCAATGCGGTTTGGAGTTACGAAACGCCCAAGCCTGAGGCTGATCAGATCCGCGAGCGATTTGCCTTTTACCGTGGCAAAGGAGTGGAGGTGAGCTGA
- a CDS encoding conjugal transfer protein TrbI — translation MTTTVLICACPSCSCEAGGPPAVQRSGQSFCSDACANGHPNHEPCHDGAGACGCTCGG, via the coding sequence ATGACGACAACAGTTTTAATCTGTGCCTGCCCAAGCTGTAGCTGCGAAGCTGGCGGTCCACCTGCTGTTCAAAGGAGTGGACAAAGCTTCTGTTCCGATGCCTGTGCCAATGGACATCCCAACCATGAGCCTTGTCATGATGGAGCTGGTGCTTGTGGTTGCACCTGTGGTGGGTAG
- a CDS encoding DUF924 family protein gives MPPEGLTLAEDILHFWFEECRPWQWFRRNQGFDRSVSERFGPLAEAAQHDGLIEWEANQTSCLALVLLLDQFSRQIWRDQARAFHGDVRAQGLSQLAMDQHWVEREPERARRQFWLMPLLHAECLETVNMAIPLLERWVDVATADVARRNRDILLHHARYPWRDQALGR, from the coding sequence ATGCCTCCTGAGGGATTAACCCTCGCTGAAGACATCCTTCATTTCTGGTTTGAAGAATGCCGTCCATGGCAGTGGTTTCGACGCAATCAAGGATTTGATCGTTCTGTCAGTGAACGATTCGGGCCACTGGCGGAGGCAGCACAGCACGACGGGTTGATCGAGTGGGAAGCCAATCAGACATCCTGCTTAGCACTCGTCTTGTTACTCGATCAGTTCTCTCGACAAATCTGGCGTGATCAGGCGCGCGCCTTCCATGGCGATGTTCGTGCACAAGGATTGAGCCAACTGGCTATGGATCAACATTGGGTGGAACGGGAACCAGAGAGGGCACGTCGACAGTTCTGGTTGATGCCGCTGTTGCACGCAGAATGTCTCGAGACGGTGAATATGGCGATCCCTCTTCTGGAGAGATGGGTGGATGTTGCAACCGCTGATGTGGCCAGACGAAATCGCGACATCCTGCTCCACCACGCGCGCTATCCCTGGCGGGATCAAGCCCTGGGCCGTTGA